The genomic DNA CGACCAGTTGATGGCGTCCGGCGGGACGTACCCCGAGTTGTAGAGGTCGGCGAACCAGTGGAGCGTCTTGACGATGGCCTCGCGGTTCTTGGGCTGGTCGGCGATCACCTTGCCGTCCTGATCGAGAAGCTGGCCGCCGAAGGACAGGAGCGCCATCTCGAAGTTGTAAATCGTGTCGGAGCCGCGCGTGGATTCGGTCATGCCGATTCCGTAGAGCTTGCCGTACTTGGCCGGGTCCTTCTTCCGGAGGGCGTCCTGGGCCTTCTTCCAGTAGTCCCAGTACTCGTCCCACTTGAGCGGGATCTTGTCCGGGTCGTCGGCCATCCCGACCTCCTTGAGGAGGTCGCGCCAGTAGTGGATGTGCATGATCTGGGCTTCGATGGGCACCCCGTAGTACGCGCGCTTCTTGGCCACGTTGTTGTAGCAGTAGGCGACCTGGACGAATTTCTCGTTGTAGCGGGGCTTGAGCTCGGTGATGACGTCGGTGGTCTCGGCCAGTTTGTCCTGCCAGGCGTAGTTGGGCATGACCTCCCAGTCGTTGTAGAAGCAGAAGGCGACGTCGGGCACCCGCCGCGCCTGGATGGCCGCGATGATCTTCTTGAGGAGGTCCTCCTGGATGGTGAACGAGATGTCCACCTCGACGTTCTTGGCCTTCTGGAAGTCCTGGGCGATCTTGATCATCGCCTCGTCTTCTTCCTTGTAGTAGCCGCGGTTCCACCAGACCACCAGCTTGCGACCCTGGGCGCGCGAGACCATGGGGAACCCCAGCGCCCCGGACAGAGCGCCGGCCCCGGCAGC from Candidatus Methylomirabilota bacterium includes the following:
- a CDS encoding ABC transporter substrate-binding protein, coding for MGQTRRDFLKTTSAAGAGALSGALGFPMVSRAQGRKLVVWWNRGYYKEEDEAMIKIAQDFQKAKNVEVDISFTIQEDLLKKIIAAIQARRVPDVAFCFYNDWEVMPNYAWQDKLAETTDVITELKPRYNEKFVQVAYCYNNVAKKRAYYGVPIEAQIMHIHYWRDLLKEVGMADDPDKIPLKWDEYWDYWKKAQDALRKKDPAKYGKLYGIGMTESTRGSDTIYNFEMALLSFGGQLLDQDGKVIADQPKNREAIVKTLHWFADLYNSGYVPPDAINWSDGDNNANFHSKSIVMTPNPSLSIPAHHFFNAPDNYFFKMATVEWPDNPGGGKASYMVAVKTILVPKDAKAPDLGKEFIRFVLEPNRFAQYIKGANGRWFPAFNDVAKDPFFAKGQVGKGGPVDYHIPLATKLYLERNVKVFDHWKSPANSQVYAENIWGKAMARTNVDKWAADKAADEAIGRMKTIFTQWR